A portion of the Flavobacterium magnum genome contains these proteins:
- a CDS encoding ATP-grasp domain-containing protein, which yields MKKIGILFGMEDTFPQAFIDRVNSKAEKNIVAEAVSIDKVVQNKGGEYAVIIDRISQDVPFYRAYLKNAALTGTNVINNPFWWSADDKFFNNCLADTLGVPLPNTVILPSAEHPTDTTAKSFRNLAYPMDWESIFNYIGFPAYMKPYAGGGWKNVYRLENKDEFWEKHRETGQLVMLLQEEIVFESYFRVYCLGRKAVRIMPYEPRNPHHLRYVVDNPVTDKKLLATIKDYTLRLCNGLGYDFNTVEFAVRDGIPYAIDFGNPAPDAEYTSVGQENFEWVVEEAAKMAIAAAKKHKDGQMNLTWGTFIKDAAAAAK from the coding sequence ATGAAAAAAATCGGGATTTTATTCGGGATGGAAGATACCTTCCCGCAAGCATTCATTGACAGGGTGAATTCGAAAGCTGAAAAAAATATCGTGGCCGAAGCGGTTTCCATCGACAAGGTGGTACAGAACAAGGGCGGCGAATATGCGGTAATTATCGACCGTATCTCACAGGACGTCCCTTTTTACAGGGCCTATCTTAAGAATGCGGCGCTGACAGGCACGAATGTCATCAACAACCCTTTTTGGTGGAGTGCCGATGACAAGTTCTTTAACAACTGCCTTGCTGATACACTGGGCGTACCCTTGCCAAACACGGTAATTTTGCCGTCTGCGGAGCACCCGACAGACACTACGGCAAAATCATTCCGGAACCTTGCTTACCCTATGGATTGGGAAAGCATATTCAACTACATCGGTTTTCCGGCTTACATGAAACCATACGCGGGCGGCGGATGGAAAAACGTATACCGCCTCGAAAATAAGGACGAGTTTTGGGAAAAGCATCGTGAAACCGGCCAGCTCGTGATGTTATTACAGGAAGAGATTGTGTTCGAATCCTATTTCCGGGTGTACTGCCTTGGTAGGAAAGCGGTGCGGATCATGCCGTACGAACCGAGAAACCCGCACCATCTGCGCTACGTTGTCGACAATCCGGTAACCGATAAGAAACTGCTCGCAACCATAAAAGACTACACATTGAGGCTGTGCAACGGATTAGGCTATGATTTCAATACAGTTGAGTTTGCCGTACGTGACGGGATTCCATATGCGATTGATTTCGGAAACCCGGCGCCCGATGCCGAATACACTTCAGTAGGCCAGGAAAATTTCGAATGGGTTGTTGAAGAAGCCGCTAAAATGGCGATTGCGGCAGCCAAAAAACACAAAGACGGCCAGATGAATCTCACCTGGGGCACCTTTATAAAAGACGCTGCGGCTGCGGCAAAATAA
- a CDS encoding esterase family protein, translated as MKEEYFKWYSPNLSRDIEMLVFGHAGYPVILFPTSMGSYHENRDQGLIESARWYIEQGLIQIFCPGSIDKDSFYNKKIHPVHRIQNHGWYDKMICHEIVERVRNNTPSGKVVTAGCSFGGYHAANFAFRHPGYVSHMFSMSGAFSIKSFMDGFHNDDVFFNSPEDYLYGLNDHELWNMDIVLGTSNLDVCLDSNLQLSKVLSSREVDHWLDIRRDRQHDWPVWREMFPHYLSRIKFT; from the coding sequence ATGAAAGAAGAATATTTTAAATGGTATTCGCCCAATCTGAGCCGCGACATCGAGATGCTTGTTTTCGGGCATGCGGGCTATCCGGTGATCCTCTTTCCGACGTCAATGGGCAGCTACCATGAAAACCGCGACCAGGGCCTCATTGAATCTGCGCGTTGGTATATCGAACAGGGGCTCATCCAGATTTTCTGCCCGGGCAGTATCGATAAGGACAGTTTCTACAACAAAAAGATCCACCCGGTACACCGCATCCAGAACCACGGCTGGTATGATAAAATGATTTGCCACGAAATCGTCGAGCGGGTGAGGAACAACACGCCGTCAGGCAAGGTCGTGACGGCGGGTTGCAGCTTCGGCGGATACCATGCGGCCAATTTTGCCTTCAGGCATCCGGGTTATGTGAGCCATATGTTCTCTATGAGCGGTGCCTTCAGCATTAAAAGTTTTATGGACGGTTTTCACAATGACGACGTGTTTTTCAATAGTCCTGAAGACTACCTGTACGGACTTAACGACCACGAGTTATGGAACATGGACATCGTATTGGGGACATCAAACTTGGATGTCTGCCTCGATTCAAACCTGCAACTGAGTAAGGTCCTGAGCAGCCGCGAAGTCGACCACTGGCTCGATATCCGTCGCGACAGGCAACATGACTGGCCGGTCTGGCGCGAGATGTTTCCGCATTATTTATCAAGAATCAAATTTACATAA
- a CDS encoding glyoxalase: protein MSARDQFLTAFRGEMQGTVNAQSSADEFFQNETLRPVLKLQNDLFIEVFRNYIAKSKTDFYHFNVEKKLHFIEHSIQRDIKFRNALKGMVIALFTVEEYTRYIRNSSDLNKRMMSMLIDRLKSQVQLFELQL, encoded by the coding sequence ATGAGCGCAAGAGACCAATTCCTGACCGCATTCCGGGGTGAAATGCAGGGAACCGTAAACGCACAATCATCGGCCGATGAATTTTTCCAGAACGAAACCCTCCGGCCGGTATTGAAGCTTCAGAATGATTTATTCATCGAGGTGTTCAGGAACTACATCGCCAAAAGCAAAACCGACTTCTATCATTTTAACGTCGAAAAAAAACTTCATTTTATCGAGCACAGCATACAGCGGGACATCAAATTCCGGAACGCGCTCAAGGGAATGGTCATTGCGCTGTTTACCGTTGAGGAGTATACGCGATACATCCGCAATTCATCTGATTTGAATAAGCGCATGATGTCAATGCTCATCGACCGACTGAAAAGCCAGGTGCAGCTTTTTGAATTGCAGCTGTGA
- a CDS encoding M1 family metallopeptidase — MMKGFAAALLMMAVAKGFSQETFSRKDSLQGGMRSERSCFDIRRYDINLRVIPSQKSIRGFNDIAFRVVENTSRIQIDLFGNMQVDSIVWDSNRLQFKRDFNAVFIDFPTPLAKDSDQKITFYYSGNPIVAQRAPWDGGFVFSKDTAGKDWIATAVQGTGASLWYPCKDSQTDEPDNGVTIKLAVPNGLMGVSNGRFTGSQDLNDGYTRWDWEVKNPINTYGISLNIGDYVHFGENYKGLDLDYYVLRDNEQKARKQFEQVKPMMDCFQSKFGPYPFTTDGYKLVETPYLGMEHQSAVAYGNKYKSGYLGRDLSGTGIGLTFDFIIIHESGHEWFGNSITAADIADMWIHEGFTNYSEAVYIECTLGAEKAMEYLNGLKANIENKSAVIGHFGVNNEGSGDMYPKGAWLVNTIRSMVNDDEKWWKMLLEYSTTFRHKIITTEMVEQFFSQKSGFNLKPVFDQYLRYTKYPILQLRKHRNRLQYRWQTDVSDFEMPFELKFNDSGKTIRIEGSNRWTTSKFRIHTIDSVSIPTERFLITVNRLD, encoded by the coding sequence TCCCTTCGCAGAAATCCATTCGCGGATTCAACGACATTGCATTCAGGGTTGTAGAAAACACGTCGAGGATCCAGATCGATTTGTTCGGGAATATGCAGGTCGACAGTATTGTCTGGGATTCGAACCGACTCCAATTCAAAAGGGATTTCAACGCAGTCTTCATCGACTTCCCGACACCACTGGCAAAGGATTCGGACCAAAAGATCACTTTCTATTATTCCGGCAACCCGATTGTGGCCCAACGCGCGCCCTGGGACGGCGGATTTGTATTCTCAAAAGACACGGCAGGAAAAGACTGGATCGCTACAGCTGTACAGGGAACGGGGGCCAGCCTGTGGTATCCGTGCAAGGATTCCCAAACGGATGAGCCGGACAACGGCGTAACCATCAAATTAGCTGTTCCCAATGGCCTGATGGGCGTGTCAAACGGGCGGTTTACAGGATCACAGGATTTGAATGACGGATACACGCGCTGGGACTGGGAAGTCAAAAACCCGATCAATACTTACGGGATCTCGCTCAATATCGGCGATTATGTGCATTTCGGCGAAAACTATAAAGGCCTCGACCTGGACTACTATGTGTTGCGCGACAACGAGCAAAAAGCCCGGAAGCAGTTCGAACAGGTCAAGCCGATGATGGACTGCTTCCAGAGTAAATTTGGCCCCTACCCTTTCACGACTGATGGATATAAGCTCGTCGAAACACCTTATCTGGGCATGGAGCACCAAAGCGCCGTGGCATACGGGAATAAGTATAAGTCAGGTTATCTGGGCCGGGATTTGTCTGGCACCGGTATCGGACTTACGTTTGACTTCATCATCATCCATGAAAGCGGTCACGAATGGTTCGGAAACAGCATCACAGCCGCAGACATCGCCGACATGTGGATTCATGAGGGGTTTACCAATTACAGCGAAGCCGTTTATATCGAATGCACGCTTGGCGCTGAAAAAGCGATGGAATACCTGAACGGACTCAAAGCCAATATTGAAAACAAGTCGGCTGTCATAGGGCATTTCGGCGTCAATAACGAAGGCTCGGGCGATATGTATCCGAAAGGTGCCTGGCTTGTGAATACCATCCGGAGCATGGTAAATGATGACGAAAAATGGTGGAAAATGCTTTTGGAGTATTCGACTACCTTTCGCCATAAAATCATTACTACCGAAATGGTCGAACAGTTTTTCAGCCAGAAAAGCGGTTTTAACCTGAAACCCGTTTTTGACCAGTACCTGCGCTATACCAAATATCCGATACTGCAACTGCGCAAACACCGCAATAGGCTGCAATACCGCTGGCAGACGGATGTCAGCGATTTCGAGATGCCATTTGAACTGAAATTTAACGACAGCGGGAAGACCATCCGGATTGAAGGAAGCAACCGCTGGACGACATCCAAATTCAGGATTCATACAATCGATAGCGTCAGTATTCCCACTGAGCGTTTTCTCATTACCGTCAATCGCCTCGACTGA